One genomic segment of Vibrio agarivorans includes these proteins:
- the gmtX gene encoding gamma-mobile-trio protein GmtX yields MELDIDVILADLKEGKVPRTQQNLDKLNDTLKAYAESGQRDFSITQIGRVSAENGGLAYEALRATRNKHYRTLIEAWAAKCNTSTKKPLSNTSRSKSIPADNKLLERIPDPAVRALFGQIIAERNRYRKEVNLLKQHANITIDKRPVRQFDTTAEPSVEVLPSLSGVLTESEKKALAYVISDECMEKNDWQTTQAGQVKDMEYNSEVFPRGFVTGLRKLLGEVDD; encoded by the coding sequence ATGGAACTCGATATTGATGTTATTTTGGCTGACTTAAAAGAAGGCAAAGTGCCTCGCACGCAGCAAAACCTCGATAAGCTCAATGACACGCTGAAAGCCTATGCAGAATCAGGTCAGCGTGATTTCTCCATCACGCAAATTGGTCGGGTGTCTGCTGAAAATGGCGGATTGGCGTATGAAGCTTTGCGTGCTACCCGTAATAAGCACTACCGAACACTCATCGAAGCGTGGGCGGCAAAGTGCAATACCAGTACCAAAAAGCCGCTATCCAACACCTCACGGTCTAAATCCATCCCTGCGGATAATAAGCTGTTAGAGCGCATCCCAGACCCTGCGGTACGCGCCTTGTTTGGTCAAATCATTGCCGAGCGTAACCGCTACCGCAAAGAGGTCAATTTGCTCAAGCAACACGCCAATATCACTATCGACAAGCGCCCTGTGCGCCAGTTTGATACCACCGCAGAGCCAAGCGTCGAAGTGCTGCCATCCCTATCAGGCGTACTCACCGAATCAGAGAAAAAAGCCTTAGCGTATGTCATTTCTGATGAATGCATGGAAAAGAACGACTGGCAAACTACTCAGGCGGGTCAAGTAAAAGACATGGAATACAACAGCGAAGTATTCCCTAGAGGCTTTGTCACAGGGCTTCGCAAGCTATTGGGTGAGGTAGATGACTAA